Proteins from one Bacteriovorax sp. BAL6_X genomic window:
- a CDS encoding SAM-dependent methyltransferase, translated as MNAFYLFFYHPKLKDLLLEEIKLKHPELHLSFSNKEFVSMKGPKDYEAQLVNRPVVFARRQAIFINKYNQEPVEGEYTNVGENQFWHFKTIKTPVDTYSIDESVISDEVPARAFHKACQAFRLFEVEITSADQVIEIGSAPGGISYYVLERGAKLVSVDPALMSPIIESKFGEQFSHIKKSVFDVTRAQLPKHCDWLISDLNLNGDLNTNQSRRIMDFYKNIKGAFLTIKTPVINDLKKIDEWIKVFTDDKKYEVSVCHLPSHRREIGMFIRPRK; from the coding sequence ATGAACGCATTTTACCTATTCTTCTACCATCCAAAGCTTAAGGACCTTCTCTTAGAGGAAATAAAGCTAAAGCATCCAGAGCTTCATCTAAGCTTTTCGAATAAAGAGTTTGTGAGTATGAAGGGCCCTAAAGATTATGAAGCACAGCTTGTAAATAGGCCTGTTGTTTTTGCTCGTAGGCAGGCCATATTCATTAATAAATACAATCAAGAACCTGTTGAAGGTGAATATACTAATGTTGGTGAAAATCAATTTTGGCACTTTAAGACTATTAAGACGCCAGTTGATACGTACTCCATTGATGAGAGTGTAATTAGTGATGAAGTTCCGGCCAGGGCCTTTCATAAGGCCTGTCAGGCATTTAGGCTATTTGAAGTGGAAATAACTTCTGCCGATCAAGTTATTGAAATAGGTAGTGCTCCAGGGGGGATTTCTTACTATGTTCTTGAAAGAGGTGCAAAACTTGTATCTGTCGACCCCGCTCTTATGTCACCAATTATCGAGTCAAAATTTGGAGAGCAATTTTCACATATTAAAAAGAGTGTCTTTGATGTTACGAGGGCCCAGTTACCAAAGCATTGTGATTGGCTCATTTCTGACTTAAACCTCAATGGAGACCTCAATACAAATCAGTCTCGTCGTATTATGGATTTTTATAAGAATATTAAAGGTGCTTTCCTAACAATTAAGACACCTGTAATAAATGATCTTAAAAAAATTGATGAATGGATTAAGGTATTTACTGATGATAAGAAGTACGAAGTTTCTGTTTGTCATCTTCCTTCACACCGTAGAGAAATTGGAATGTTTATAAGGCCACGCAAGTAA